CACTGGCCGGTTTAGTCTCCGGTAACCTTAGGAATTCTTCCAGTGTCAGGATTTTAGAGGGAACTTGAACCATCTTGAGAGCATCGCTAACAGTGCTAGTTACAGAATAGCGCTAGGTTGAAAACTGGACCTGCCCTGCTTTCACCGTCAATATTTGGGCAGAGTCTAACCATTTGGCATCAAAAGCACCTAGATGGGTGGTCGTAATCAGGGTTTGAAAGCGGGTCTGAATCGCATCTAAAAGCTGGTTTTGGCGATTGAGATCTAGCTCTGCCAGCACATCATCTAGAAGCAGTAAGGGGGCTTCACCGACTACTTCCTCAATCAGCTTCAGTTCCGCTAACTTCAGAGCCAATACTAACGTGCGCTGCTGACCTTGGGACCCATACTGGCGGGCGGGGGTGCCATTAATCAGGAGCGTCACTTCATCCCGATGGGGACCAACCAGGGATAGACCTTGCAATTGCTCCAGCATCGACTTTTCCTCCAGTTGGCTAAGGAACTGGGGATAGAGCTGCTCAGGAAATTGCGGATCGTAGCTAACGTTAGGGGTGTAGAGGATTTCCAGCTGTTCTTGGTGACCACTAATAGTTTGGTGCCAGTGACCCGCTAGGGGAACTAATCGCATCAACATCCGCTGACGCCGCTGAATCACCCGTGAACCACTCGCCGCTAACTGCTGATTCCACAGAACTAGCTGTTGAGGATCAACCTGAGGGGCATCGTCAGAACGATGATGTTTGAGATAGGCGTTGCGCTGCTTGAGGACCTGCTGATATTGCTGCAGCAAATGGGCATAGACAGGTTCCAACTGCACCAGCACCGCATCTAGCCAATTCCGACGCTCTCCTGGCCCTCCCCGCACCAGATCCATATCAAGGCTGGAGAACTGGACTATATTGAGGTGCCCCAAAAAATCGAGCTGGCGACGAATCGTTTCACTATTAACCGAAACCGTGCGACGGCCATTGGCCCGTAGAGTCAAACTCAAATCGAGAGGGCCACTTTCTCGTTGGAGGGTCGCCGTTACTTGGCTGAGGGATTCACCGTCTTTAACTAAGTCGCGATCGCGGCTGACCCGATGAGATTTTAAAGTTGAGAGCAGCTCTACTGCTTCTAATAGGTTGGACTTTCCCTGGGCATTTGGCCCCACCAAAATGGTTTTGGGAGCAGAGAACTCTACCTGCTGGGCGACATAGTTGCGAAATTGGATCAGGTGAAGCTGCTGGAGATACACAAGGGCTTAATGCTCAAAAATATTGTCAAAATGCATCAGGTCAAGGGTGACGATGGTGGGTAGACACTGGAAGCAAGCCATGGCTAATTCGAGGCGGTCTTCCCGCTCTAGCATCTTCACGAGGGTTGCCTGAGCAGATAACAGGTAACGGACATCATTCGATGCATAGTTCAACTGCTCTTCCGAGAGATTTTCAGCATTCCCCCAATCGGAGCTTTGAGCCGACTTGTCGAGTTCTTCACCCACTAACTCTCGCACTAGCTCCTTGAGGCCATGGCGAGGGCTATAGGTTCGTACCAGCTTACTGGCAATCTTGGTACAAAAGATCGGCATGGTTTCAATATCAAGGTGATGCAACAGCGTGGCGATATCAAACCGGGCAAAGTGAAAGACCTTGAGGACTTTGTCCGCTTCCATCAGTTGCTTGAGATTGGGCGCATCCATTTGTCCCTGGGCAATGCGTACCACGGTGACTTGGCCTTCAGGATTGCAAATCTGTACCAGACAGAGGCGATCACGATGGGGCTTTAATCCCATGGTTTCGGTATCTACCGCAATCCGATCTGCCTGGAGATAGTCCTGAAGAAAGGCGGTACTGAGGTCGCGATCGCAAACCTGAAACTCACTTAATGCCATGCAAGATTCCCATACGTTCTGATGGGCATTGTACAAAAATTAAGGGGGGTTCAACAGCCTCAGTCAAAAAGACTCAGAAAATACGGGTCGCCCGTTATAATCACCACAGAGTTTTAGAGAAGAACATCAAAATGGCGAAGTACGTAATGTGGGGCAGTTACTGCGAAGGCGTGTTAGAAAAGCGAGCACCCTATCGCCAAGATCATTTAGATGGTCTCAACGCTCAGAAAGCGGCAGGCACACTAGTCACCATTGGTCCGACCAAAGACACCAAAATGGTATTTGGCATCTACGAGGCTGAAAACGAGGCTACAGTCCGTAACCTAGTCGAGTCCGACCCTTACTGGAAAAATGGCATTTGGACAGAATACGAAATCCGAGAATGGATTCAAGCAATTTAGAATCAAGTGGATTGAAATTATCTGGCGTAGCTGCCCCTATTGCCTCATTTATCCAAGCTGCTGCCGACTATTGTTTGTTGATCGAATCATGCGAACAATACGCCACTGATCAATTCATTCACCATGCTCGCTATCAGGTTGCCCGCATTTATCTGGCAGCACTTTCATTACCTCAAGTTGAAGCAACTGGGGAAAGTCTTAACCGTGATATTTCTCACGAAGAGTATTCACAAATCGGCAGATCTCTAGTGGCAAAATTTGATCAGTACAATCTCTACTGGCAAATATTGGATCCTGGAGAGCTTGAGCCTGACGATCCTGGATGTCAAACCTTGTCAGATGATCTAGCCGATATTTGGCGAGATCTCAAGCCTGGTCTGCTGCACTGGAACACCACAACCGATAGTCTGCGTCAAGCCATCCTTTGGGAATGGTATTTTAACTTTCATCATCATTGGTCTACCCATGCTGTTGACGCACTTCGGATTATCGACTGGTTGATTAACCACCATGGAATAGCAGACACAGATACTTAATCAAGCTTTGTTAGGGTCTCAATATCAGCTTTTTCATTTTCACTTGTTTCCCCTCATGCTTGCCAACCTAGCGCTTCATACAGCAGCACGTCATTACTGCCAAACGCAATCAAACTATTGGTATCAACACACGACTGAAATACGGCAAACAATACCTCGTGCTCAGAACAACTATCAGCAGATGCTTTTAGAGAGCTATGCCCGTTCAGACATACTCACGATAATCCGCACTGAAATTGAGCGCCTCGATGCCGATCAACTGGACAATATCGAAACCACTCGCGATCTCATCCTGCAAATCGGCAGAGTCGCTCAAAAAACCCTGCCGCATCCCAATATGGGGCAACCGCCACCCCAAACTTCTCAGGCCACGTTTGGAATTAATGTAGACGATGCGGTCTCAAACGAACGAGAAACATTCTGCACCTACATTCAAGACCTCTCAGATTCCCAACTGCAGGCTGTTCAGCCCTTACCTTATCAGCGAGTCTTGTCCCCAGATGAGTCCAAAACGAAGTGGTGTCAACTTCGCAACCGTTGGCAAATCACCGGCCCCTATTGGCATCCACTCCATCCATGCAGCTTGTCGAACATCACTGCCTTTGACACAGACGCATTTGAAGAATTTTGCCGATCTTGCAGCCTGATAGATCAGTTGTCCGCTCACGGTATTACTCGAATTTGGGAACTGCGTGACTACGGAATTGAATACGAGCAAGACATCTCTCTATTTGACCCTGCGTACACTGGCTATGAAGGCTACTGGACATCTGACAAATTAGACTGGATTGTCTATGCTTCCCATGAAAACTCAACGACCCTTGGTGGATGGTTACTAGAGGAGGTTAAAGCTCAATGGTCAGACTGGGAACAACACACTTGGTAACCCCAGGTGAGCAGAGACAATCCATTGGGATTCCTATTCAGTGAAGGCTTATTGCAGCTTAGGCATCCCAAAAGGGTGAACGTTCAGATGCACGATTCAGCATGAAAAAATGGCACATCATCTATCACCCACAGCGGAGATTCAGCCCAATGAGTTGGTGGGTGCATAAAGCTGTACTTGAAGCTTCGCCAACGACAGAATGGAGGAACGCAGATCAGTATGAACCCGCCTTCCCACCCTGCATCTTTGCAAAAGGATTTCCCTACTTATTAGTAACGGTTGATGGTTTTGAATTAGAGTTTGCCTCATCCCATGAAATCAGACACTGCATTGAGATATTGCAGCAAAAACATTTACCGGCGACGAAAAACTTAATTTGCCAGAACAGTACAACCTATCAAGGGTTTAATCACTGGTTAGCCATTTATCCTGCTTCTCTCAAGTCATGGAAACAACGCCAACGAACAGTAAAGATCCTGACAAAAACATTGGTGGAGTTGGAATCAGCAGGCATTCGTTTTTAATTCACCCTTATCTTGCGAGCATTTTTCAAGGTTTGGCTTAACCTTGTATACCCATCAACTGAACATTGGGTGTGATGTTTATCAATACATCAGTCAAGGTTAGATGAGATTATGCCCAAAAAGCTGGGTATAGGGTGAGAAATTTTTTCGGCATGATAAAGCCATCTGTAATCTCTAAAGGCTGGTCATCAGTATTATTAGTGTTGATGAGCACTCCTGTGCTCTGGGCCTGTGATCGAGTCCCTATTGTGAGGCGGTTCTCTAACGATCAAGCTCAAGCAACCGATCCAAAGCCAGACAAAGCCCTATATGCCTTTGAATCCATTCCAGGTACACCTTACCTAGTCGCCAATATCGCGCAAGTGACAGCAGGCAAATCCCGCATATCCTCTTCTGAATTCTATTCACGCAAGGGGGGCGGCATTGCCAATCTGGTGTTTTTGGATTCTGGTTCTTTAGAGTCTCACAGTCTGTTCGACACGAATCAATACACTATTTTTGAAGCCACACAGTATCCTCTCAACGAACAAGCCCCCAACCCAGAAGAGAAAAAGATCAAGAAAACGGCTCGTTTTGTTTATCAAGTGCTAAAGAAGGATACCAATGGTGACAAATTTCTAGACAGCAGAGATCACCGGACTATCGCGATTTCAGATGCGTTTGGCAAACAGTATGTTGAAGTCTTGACGGATATCAGTCAGCTTTTGAACTTACAAGCATTAACTGGCAATCGCTTGCTGGTGGTGTATGTCAAAAATGGAACGAAAATGGCGAGTCTTCTGGATCTCTCTCAAAGAAAAGTCATCCAGACCAACGCCCTGACCAAACTAGGAGATGATGTCGAGTAGTTGAGCTGTATTCCCCAAGCTACACCTAAAAATCAAATGACTTTACACCTAAAAATTCAAATTAACGGAGATTACCCGATCGCAATATACTAACCGCCAACCACAATCCCAAAAAGCTCGCCACCGCAAACAGAGTATTGCTCAACCAGTACAACGCCGTTTGCTTCTCCGCCGAAATCATCGCCGCCCCCATAATCAGCGACCCCACCAAAATACTGAAAGACAGGCGATTGGCAGCATTATCGACGGTAATTCGTAAACCATTCAGACCCAATAGATTTAAGTTCCACTGCAAGGATTCTGACGTGACTTGGTCCAGAAGTTGCTCTAACTGACGGGGCGATCGCAAGGAGAAATTCTTAACATCCAGGGCCGTTCTCAGCAGCGTCGGCAACGGATCTTCTCCCACCAACTGCCGTCGGAACAAATCGCTCATCAACGGCTTAATTTCATCTAAGACATTGAATTTGGGATCAAAGGTTCGTGCAGCCCCTTCCAAATTAGCCAAGGCTTTTACGTATAGCCCTACATTTCCCGGCAATTTCAGCTTGTTCGAGCGGGCAACTTGCAGCACTTCATACAGCACCTCCCCCAGGTTAATCTCCGCCAGATT
The Acaryochloris marina S15 genome window above contains:
- the recF gene encoding DNA replication/repair protein RecF (All proteins in this family for which functions are known are DNA-binding proteins that assist the filamentation of RecA onto DNA for the initiation of recombination or recombinational repair.); amino-acid sequence: MYLQQLHLIQFRNYVAQQVEFSAPKTILVGPNAQGKSNLLEAVELLSTLKSHRVSRDRDLVKDGESLSQVTATLQRESGPLDLSLTLRANGRRTVSVNSETIRRQLDFLGHLNIVQFSSLDMDLVRGGPGERRNWLDAVLVQLEPVYAHLLQQYQQVLKQRNAYLKHHRSDDAPQVDPQQLVLWNQQLAASGSRVIQRRQRMLMRLVPLAGHWHQTISGHQEQLEILYTPNVSYDPQFPEQLYPQFLSQLEEKSMLEQLQGLSLVGPHRDEVTLLINGTPARQYGSQGQQRTLVLALKLAELKLIEEVVGEAPLLLLDDVLAELDLNRQNQLLDAIQTRFQTLITTTHLGAFDAKWLDSAQILTVKAGQVQFST
- a CDS encoding DUF5063 domain-containing protein yields the protein MDSSNLESSGLKLSGVAAPIASFIQAAADYCLLIESCEQYATDQFIHHARYQVARIYLAALSLPQVEATGESLNRDISHEEYSQIGRSLVAKFDQYNLYWQILDPGELEPDDPGCQTLSDDLADIWRDLKPGLLHWNTTTDSLRQAILWEWYFNFHHHWSTHAVDALRIIDWLINHHGIADTDT
- a CDS encoding YciI family protein gives rise to the protein MAKYVMWGSYCEGVLEKRAPYRQDHLDGLNAQKAAGTLVTIGPTKDTKMVFGIYEAENEATVRNLVESDPYWKNGIWTEYEIREWIQAI
- a CDS encoding ribonuclease H-like domain-containing protein gives rise to the protein MALSEFQVCDRDLSTAFLQDYLQADRIAVDTETMGLKPHRDRLCLVQICNPEGQVTVVRIAQGQMDAPNLKQLMEADKVLKVFHFARFDIATLLHHLDIETMPIFCTKIASKLVRTYSPRHGLKELVRELVGEELDKSAQSSDWGNAENLSEEQLNYASNDVRYLLSAQATLVKMLEREDRLELAMACFQCLPTIVTLDLMHFDNIFEH